The following coding sequences lie in one Candidatus Methylomirabilota bacterium genomic window:
- a CDS encoding proteasome ATPase, whose product RHGDAAAAIGAMIAATADKMYSLSEENRFLEVTYANGDKEVLYFKDFASGAMIESVVRRAKKMALKRHIAGGGKGLIADDLLAAVREEFKENEDLPNTTHPDDWAKIGGRRAERIVDVRPIVTGAAQPLRDVEAVVTTGQYL is encoded by the coding sequence CGGCACGGCGACGCGGCGGCGGCCATCGGCGCCATGATCGCGGCCACTGCGGACAAGATGTACAGCCTGAGCGAGGAGAACCGGTTCCTGGAGGTCACCTACGCCAACGGTGACAAGGAGGTCCTCTACTTCAAGGACTTCGCCTCCGGCGCCATGATCGAGTCGGTGGTGCGGCGGGCCAAGAAGATGGCCCTCAAGCGGCACATCGCCGGCGGAGGCAAGGGCCTCATCGCCGACGACCTGCTGGCCGCCGTGCGCGAAGAGTTCAAGGAGAACGAGGACCTGCCCAACACCACCCATCCCGACGACTGGGCCAAGATCGGGGGCCGCCGCGCCGAGCGGATCGTGGACGTGCGGCCGATCGTCACCGGCGCCGCACAACCTCTCCGCGACGTCGAAGCCGTGGTGACGACCGGTCAGTACCTCTGA
- a CDS encoding class I SAM-dependent methyltransferase — MRSLRVSLALVLALTVVAATALGQTTTQQKVREPDVQYVPTPQSVVDQMLQMAKVGKNDLVYDLGSGDGRILITAAKKYGARGVGYDIDPERVREATVNAAKAGVDKRVRFIQGDLFDADLREATVVTLYLLQSLNMKLRPKLFAELRPGTRIVSHDFDMGDWKPDQTVKVQVNGREHMVYYWLLRKPRASQR; from the coding sequence ATGAGATCACTCAGGGTTTCGCTCGCCCTTGTCCTCGCCCTCACCGTCGTGGCTGCCACCGCCCTCGGACAGACGACGACCCAGCAGAAGGTCCGGGAGCCGGACGTGCAGTACGTGCCGACGCCCCAGTCGGTCGTCGACCAGATGCTCCAGATGGCCAAAGTCGGCAAGAACGATCTCGTTTACGATCTCGGCTCGGGCGACGGCCGCATCCTGATCACGGCCGCCAAGAAGTACGGGGCGCGGGGCGTCGGCTACGACATCGATCCCGAGCGGGTGCGGGAGGCCACGGTGAACGCCGCCAAGGCGGGCGTCGACAAGCGCGTGCGCTTCATCCAGGGCGATCTCTTCGACGCCGATCTGCGCGAGGCCACCGTCGTCACGCTGTATCTGCTGCAGTCGCTCAACATGAAGCTGCGCCCCAAGCTCTTCGCCGAGCTGCGCCCGGGGACGCGCATCGTCTCCCACGATTTCGACATGGGCGACTGGAAGCCGGATCAGACCGTGAAGGTGCAGGTCAACGGCCGCGAGCACATGGTCTACTACTGGCTGCTGCGAAAGCCTCGGGCTTCCCAGCGCTGA
- a CDS encoding amino acid permease, translated as MARLPVTPTASAPAPSAAPRPSLSLRDTIALIVGTVIGVGIFRTPSPVASFAGSEGVVVLAWVAGGLISLLGALCYAELTTSYPHPGGDYHFLRRAFGPRLSFLFGWARISVIQPGSIALLAFVLGDYLGTLLSLGPAGPAIWAALAITLLTGINVLGIRHGKTTQNVFTTLEVLGVLLVAGAGLMVAPAPPAAGASPAVTPSGLGLVMVFVLLTYGGWNEAAYVSAEVRDPARNMVRALVLSIVLVTLLYVGLNLVYLRSLGLQGTASSQAVAADLLARALGPAAAGIMALLVAIAAFTSANAAVLTGARSAFAVGRDVGAFRFLGQWNASTGTPVNAVLAQSAVALALVLLGALTRRGFETMVEYTAPVFWFFFLLTVASLFVLRRTDPHRSRPFRVPGYPATPAVFCLVAVYLLYSSVRYAGVGALVGLVVLASGVFVMRVTAGVTPGPGENSR; from the coding sequence GTGGCCCGCCTTCCCGTGACGCCGACCGCGTCGGCGCCGGCGCCGTCGGCTGCGCCTCGGCCCAGTCTGAGCCTGCGCGACACCATCGCCCTCATCGTGGGCACGGTGATCGGCGTCGGCATCTTTCGCACACCGTCCCCGGTGGCCTCGTTCGCGGGCAGCGAAGGCGTCGTGGTGCTGGCCTGGGTGGCGGGCGGGCTGATCTCACTGTTGGGCGCCCTGTGCTACGCGGAGCTCACCACGAGCTACCCGCACCCGGGCGGTGACTACCACTTTCTGCGTCGGGCCTTCGGCCCGCGCCTGTCGTTCCTCTTCGGGTGGGCACGCATCAGCGTCATCCAGCCGGGATCGATCGCCCTGCTGGCCTTCGTGCTGGGGGATTACCTCGGGACGCTCCTCTCCCTGGGCCCGGCCGGCCCGGCGATCTGGGCGGCGCTGGCCATCACGCTACTGACCGGCATCAACGTCCTGGGCATCCGCCACGGCAAGACCACCCAGAACGTGTTCACCACGCTGGAGGTCCTAGGAGTCCTGCTCGTGGCCGGGGCCGGGCTCATGGTCGCTCCCGCTCCGCCGGCCGCCGGCGCCTCACCCGCCGTGACGCCGTCCGGGCTGGGGCTGGTGATGGTGTTCGTGCTGCTGACCTATGGGGGATGGAACGAGGCGGCCTACGTCTCGGCGGAGGTGCGGGACCCGGCCCGCAACATGGTCCGGGCCCTCGTGCTGAGCATCGTCCTCGTCACCCTGCTCTACGTGGGGCTCAATCTCGTCTACCTCCGGAGCCTCGGACTCCAAGGCACCGCGAGCTCGCAGGCGGTCGCCGCCGACCTGCTGGCCCGCGCCCTGGGTCCCGCCGCCGCCGGCATCATGGCCCTGCTCGTGGCCATCGCCGCCTTCACGTCGGCGAACGCCGCGGTCCTCACCGGCGCGCGCAGCGCCTTCGCCGTCGGCCGCGACGTCGGCGCCTTCCGCTTCCTCGGCCAGTGGAACGCCAGCACTGGCACGCCGGTCAACGCGGTGCTGGCCCAGAGCGCGGTGGCCCTCGCCCTCGTCCTGCTCGGCGCGCTCACCCGCCGCGGCTTCGAGACGATGGTGGAGTACACCGCGCCGGTCTTCTGGTTCTTCTTCCTGCTGACGGTCGCCTCACTTTTCGTTTTGCGTCGGACGGATCCCCATCGCAGCCGTCCCTTCCGCGTCCCCGGCTACCCCGCGACCCCGGCCGTCTTCTGCCTGGTCGCGGTGTACCTGCTCTATTCGAGCGTACGGTATGCCGGTGTCGGCGCCCTCGTGGGCCTCGTGGTCCTCGCCAGTGGCGTGTTTGTCATGCGCGTGACGGCCGGCGTGACCCCCGGCCCGGGAGAGAATTCACGATGA
- the glgX gene encoding glycogen debranching protein GlgX, with the protein MKTQPGQPYPLGATWDGAGVNFALFSEHATGVELCLFDRDSQTETARVSIVEQTDQVWHIYLPEVRPGQRYGYRIHGPWEPGQGHRFNPAKLLLDPYARALDGTVAWNDAVFGYPIGSGDDLARDDRDSAAYVPKGVVIDTTFAWGDDRPLRIPWNETIIYEVHVKGFTARHPDVPEAQRGTCAGLGSPAAVEYLTALGITAVELMPVHHFVVDKPLLDRGLTNYWGYNTIGFFAPHSAYAAAASLHGQVGEFKTMVKTLHRAGIEVILDVVYNHTAEGNHLGPTLSFRGIDNASYYRLVADDPRYYMDYTGCGNTLNMLHPRTLQLIMDSLRYWIQDMHVDGFRFDLASALARELRDVDRLGAFFDIIHQDPVISQVKLIAEPWDLGEGGYQVGNFPVLWAEWNGIYRDTVRAFWKGDAGQAGSLAYRLTGSSDLYGRDGRKPYASVNFVTAHDGFTLQDLVSHNEKHNEANGEDNRDGHDHNVSWNSGVEGPTDDPAVLALRERQVRNFLATLLLSQGVPMLCAGDEAGRTQQGNNNAYCQDNELSWLDWDLDERRGNLLQFTRDLIALRRREPVLRRRQFFHGRRIYGSEVEDLAWFRPDGKEMSEPDWGSETRCFGLRLAGEAIEEVDVKGERTVGNTLLILLNAHHEPIDFTLPARRPDVRWSSLFDTGRPRGPEAPAPIDGGAAYRLEGRSLAVFLRDVQPGRAAT; encoded by the coding sequence GTGAAGACGCAGCCCGGCCAGCCCTATCCGCTCGGCGCCACCTGGGACGGCGCCGGCGTCAACTTCGCCCTGTTCTCCGAGCACGCCACCGGGGTCGAGCTGTGCCTCTTCGATCGCGACAGCCAGACCGAAACGGCGCGCGTCTCGATCGTCGAGCAGACGGATCAGGTCTGGCACATCTACCTTCCCGAGGTCCGTCCCGGGCAGCGCTACGGCTATCGCATACACGGGCCCTGGGAGCCTGGCCAGGGGCACCGGTTCAATCCGGCCAAGCTTCTGCTGGACCCGTACGCGCGAGCGCTCGACGGCACCGTGGCATGGAACGACGCGGTCTTCGGCTACCCGATCGGCAGCGGCGACGACCTGGCCCGGGACGACCGCGACAGCGCCGCCTACGTGCCCAAGGGGGTGGTGATCGACACCACCTTTGCCTGGGGGGACGACCGGCCGCTGCGCATCCCGTGGAACGAGACGATCATCTACGAGGTCCACGTCAAGGGATTCACGGCCCGACACCCGGACGTGCCGGAGGCCCAGCGGGGGACCTGTGCCGGCCTTGGCTCACCGGCCGCCGTCGAGTACCTGACCGCGCTCGGCATCACCGCGGTCGAGCTGATGCCCGTGCACCACTTCGTCGTGGACAAGCCGCTGCTCGATCGCGGATTGACCAACTACTGGGGCTACAACACCATCGGCTTCTTCGCGCCCCACTCGGCCTACGCCGCCGCGGCGTCGTTGCACGGTCAGGTGGGCGAGTTCAAGACGATGGTGAAGACGCTGCACCGGGCGGGGATCGAGGTCATCCTGGACGTCGTCTACAACCACACGGCGGAGGGCAACCACCTGGGCCCGACCCTGAGCTTCCGGGGGATCGACAACGCCTCGTACTACCGCCTGGTGGCCGATGACCCCCGCTACTACATGGACTACACCGGGTGTGGCAACACGCTGAACATGCTGCATCCCCGCACCCTGCAGCTCATCATGGACAGCCTCCGCTACTGGATCCAGGACATGCACGTGGACGGCTTCCGCTTCGACCTGGCCTCGGCGCTGGCCCGGGAGCTGCGCGACGTCGACCGGCTCGGCGCCTTCTTCGACATCATCCACCAGGATCCCGTCATCTCCCAGGTCAAGCTCATCGCCGAGCCGTGGGACCTGGGGGAAGGCGGCTACCAGGTCGGCAACTTCCCCGTCCTGTGGGCGGAGTGGAACGGCATCTATCGGGACACCGTGCGGGCCTTCTGGAAGGGCGACGCGGGCCAGGCCGGGTCGCTGGCCTACCGGCTGACCGGCAGCAGCGATCTGTACGGTCGCGACGGGCGCAAGCCGTACGCCAGCGTGAACTTCGTCACCGCCCACGACGGCTTCACGCTCCAGGACCTGGTCAGCCACAACGAGAAGCACAACGAGGCCAATGGCGAGGACAACCGCGACGGCCACGACCACAACGTGTCCTGGAACTCCGGCGTGGAGGGCCCCACCGACGACCCGGCCGTCCTCGCCCTGCGGGAGAGGCAGGTGCGGAACTTCCTGGCCACGCTGCTGCTGTCCCAGGGGGTGCCCATGCTCTGCGCCGGCGACGAGGCGGGCCGCACCCAGCAGGGCAACAACAACGCCTACTGCCAGGACAACGAGCTGTCCTGGCTCGACTGGGATCTGGACGAGCGCCGCGGGAACCTGCTGCAATTCACGCGCGATCTGATCGCGCTGCGCCGCCGCGAGCCGGTTCTGCGTCGGCGCCAGTTCTTCCACGGCCGCCGGATCTACGGCTCCGAGGTCGAAGACCTGGCCTGGTTCCGGCCCGACGGCAAGGAGATGAGCGAGCCGGACTGGGGGTCCGAGACCCGCTGCTTCGGCCTCCGGCTGGCCGGCGAGGCCATCGAAGAGGTCGACGTGAAAGGCGAACGGACCGTGGGCAACACGCTCCTGATCCTGTTGAACGCCCATCACGAGCCGATCGACTTCACGCTGCCCGCCCGCCGGCCCGATGTCCGCTGGTCGTCCCTGTTCGACACCGGGCGCCCGCGAGGTCCGGAGGCCCCGGCGCCGATCGACGGCGGCGCCGCCTACCGGCTGGAGGGCCGCAGCCTGGCCGTCTTCCTGCGCGACGTTCAGCCCGGCCGGGCGGCGACGTGA